From the genome of Nocardia mangyaensis:
CACCGCGCTCTCGGTCGCCACCCTGCTCTGCCTCGGCACCGGCGAACCAGGACGCGCCGGTGACGCGCTGCGCCGCGCGGCCGGTAAGGGCGCGAACCACCAGCTGCCGATCCTCACCGCCTGGACCGCACTGCTCGGCGGGGACGAACGGCACGCCGCGAGTACCCTCGCCGCGATCGACATCCCCGCCCTCGAACCACGCGAGCAACTACTCGCCCACGCACTGGCGGTCGGCCTGGCCCGCCGCAGCGGCGACCACGCGGCGCTGGTGCGCGCCTGGCAGGCCGCCTGCCCGCTGTTCGACGAGCTGGACGCCGACCTGCTGAGCCTGCTGCCGATCGGAGAGCTGTGGCTGGCGGGCATCCGGCTGCGCGATGTGCGCCGGATCGAACCGCTCGTCGACGCCGCGCGGGCCCTGCTGCGCGCAGTGGGTCGCGCACCCGCCTGGACCAACTCCTTCCACTGGTACGGGGTGCAGGCCGCGCTGGCCGGTGCATCGCCCCGCGACCTGTTGCCGCACGCTCACGCGCTCAAGACGGCCGCGGCGGCCGGTGACCGACAGGCCGCCGCGCTCGCCGACGCCGGTCGCACCTGGGTCCTCGTGCTGCGCGGTCAGGTCGACGCCGCCGAGGTGCAGGCCGCGGTGTCCGCACTGGCCGAACTCGGCCTCACCTGGGACGCCGCCCGCCTGGCCAGTGAAGCCGCACTCGCCGTCGGCGATTCGGCCACCGCGACCACCCTGCTCAAACTGGCCCGCTCGGTCCGCGCGCGCTCCCAGCCGGTGGAACAGCCGCTCCCCGCGGCGCGCGCGCTCGCGCGGACACCGCAACAGCAGACCCCGCCACCCGAAGCCTCGGTGGCGCTCAGCGATCGCGAACGCGAGGTCGCCGAGCTGGTCCTGCTCGGGCTGACCTATCGGGAGATCGGCGCTCGGCTGTACATTTCCGCGAAAACCGTGGAGCATCACGTCGCGCGAATCCGACGTCGGATAGGCGCGCGGTCACGATCGGAACTATTGTCAATGCTCCGCGCGATGGGACACGGTTCACTGCTGGTGTGACGGTCCCGGGGGAGGTAAACGGGATGGCCACCGGAGTCGGCCTGCGCATCGCCGATGACGAGTGCATCGCCGCGGTGGTCACCGAGGACGGCTCGGCGACCTTCGTCGCCCGCGAATCGGTCCTGCACATGTCCGACGACGGCGACGCCGCGCTCGGCGGTCCGGCCCCGAACGAGCACGCCCACTCCGTCGCCGGGTTCGTCCGCGCGATCGGCGACCCGGCCGGTGTCGATGTCGACGGCGGCGAGGCCTACCGCGCCGAGGACCTGCTGGCGACGGCGATGTTCTGCCTCATCGACCTCACCACCGAGCACCTCAGCGGCCCCGCCGAGTTCTACGCCACGCATCCGGCGCAGTGGTCGCCGGAGATCGTGCGCGGTGTGCGCGAGGCGCTGGACTATCTGGGCCTGAAGTCGGTGGCGCTGCTCGGCGAGGACGAACTGCCCCAACCCGTTCACGGCGGCGACCCCGGCCGCACCTACGCCACCGCCGCCGCCGAGGCCGCGCTCGTCGCGGTGCTGGCCACCCCCGCGGGCGCGACCCCGCCCGACCCGATCGTCACCGAGAACTCGCTGGTGGTCACCGATGTCATGCCCGCGCTGGCCACCCCGGTGGTGACCGCGCAGGCGTACTCGGCCGCCCTGCCGGTGGCGAGCCTGCCGACGAAGTCGATGGACGTGCCGGTCGCCGCCGCGGCGGTCCCCGTCGAAACCCCACCGCCCGCTCGCAGCCGGACGCCGCTGCTGATCGCGGCCGCCGCGCTGGTCGGTCTGCTGCTCGGCGCGGTCGCCGTCTCGGTGGCGCTGCGCGGCGGCGAGCCGGTCACGCCGCCGCCCATCTCGGACGCGCGGACCGAACAGTCCACCGAACCGCCCGCACCGGCACCACTGCCGCCACCACCCGCGCCCGCGCCCGTCGTCGAATCGACCACGCCCGCACCGGTTGTCGTCCCGACCACCGACGAGCCCCCGGCACCGGCACCGGCGCCGCCACCGCCCGCCGAGGAACCCGCGCCGGAACCGGAACCGGAAGCCGAACAGACGACCACCGAGGAACAGCCGGACGCCGGGAGCAGCAGCACCACGCGCTCGCCGTGGCCGTTCCGCAACTACCCGCCGGACTATCTCCCACCGCCCCTGACGATTCCGGGCACCCGCTGATCTCGGCCGGGTGCACCGTAACCGCGCCCGCCGGACGACCGTGCCTTAGAGTGATGCGCTGACCGACATGATCGCCCCCGGCGGTGGTTTCGGTCACTCGTGCAGACGAAGGGATTTCATGCGCAAGTTGGTGGCGCGTCGCGCCGCGGTCAAGGCAGCCTCCGCCGGGTTCGCCGCGACTGTTCTCCTCGCACCCCTGCTCGGCTCCGGTCTCGCCTCGGCGCAACCCGCTGCGCCCGTTCAGCTTCCCGTGGACGCGCTACCAGCCGAAATGGTGACGGCGCTGTCGCGCGATCTGGGGATGACCCCGACCGAATACCTCGACCGGGCCGCCCGCGCACAGCAGCTGCGCGACTACGCGAGCGACTTCCGCGCCGAGAATCCCGACACCTTCGCGGGTGCCTGGCTCACGCCGGAGGGCAAGGCCGTCGTCGCCGTCACCAATGCCGACGCGGGCCGCATCGCCGCGGCCGACGGCTACCAGACCCACCTCGCCCCCATCTCGGCCAACGGCCTCGAGGGCGCACTGATCCAGCTGAGTCAGTGGATCGCCGCGTTGCCGCGCGAGATCTCCCAGCCGATCAGCTCGATCGCGATCGACGCGCTCAACAGCCAGCTGGTGCTCAACATCGCCAACACCAGTACCGGCCACCTGCTGAACCTGCCGACCCTGATCGCCACCATCAAGGTGGTGCTCACCCCCGGCGGCGGCGGTGCCGTGGAGTACCGGCCGATGGGCGGCGACACCTACATCACCGCGGCGACCGACCTGCGCGACACCACGCTGCGCGGGGTCGACGTGTGCTCGTTCGGTTTCAACAGCACCGACGCCGCCGGCAACGCGCTCAACATCTCCGCGGGCCACTGCAATCCCACCGTCGACGGCGACGGCGCGGCGACGGTCTACTCGCCGAACGTGCGCGACATCCCCAACAGCCCCCAGGTCGGCGCGTTCGCCAAGTCGGTACTCGGTGGGCCCGCCTCGCTGGACTACTCGGTGATCAAGCTGAACGAGCGCGCGGTGAACGCGGGCATGGATCAGCCCAGGGTGCGCGGCGCCAACGGCACCACCCTCACCATCACCGGCACCGCCGAACCGGTCACCGGCGCGCCGGTCTGCAAGACCGGCCAGTCCTCCACGTTCACCTGTGGTTTCGTCTCGGCAGACCGGGTGGAGACCCAGCTGTTCACCGCGGAGGGCGTCAGCAAGACCATCCGCGGCTTCGCCAGCAGTGCCTGCACCCTCGGCGGTGACAGCGGCGGCGCGATCGTCACCGGCACCCTCGCGCTCGGCATCACCAGCGGCTCCAACGCCGCCGAGGCGCCCAACTGCGCCGAGGCCAACTCCGTGCTCGCCCCCTACGGCGGCACCGCCACCCTCGGCATCCCGATCCGGCCGATCCTGGCCGATATCGACGCGAGCTCAGGCGGCGGCCTCGGCAGCGGAATCTCGGTGCGCACCAAGTCGAACGCGGGCTGAGGACGCGCCGGATCGCCGGTCGGACCGGGTGAGCGAAATCTCGTGCCCGGTCCGAGTAGGCATAACCGGTCCGAGCCCATATAGTTCGATCATGCTCCTGCCACGTCTGGGTCGCACCCCGTCCGCGCGAAGCTCGAGAAGAGCTCGGAAGTCCGTGATCGCCGCTTCGGCGGCGATTCTGCTGTTCGGCCCCACCATGGCAGTCGCCGAGGCGCAGCCCGAGCCCGCCGTCGACCTGCCCGCGCAGCTGATCGAAGCGGTCACCCGTGATCTGAAGATCTCGCCCGAGGAGTACCTGCGTCGCGCCGATCTGGCGCAGCAGGTCGCCGCGTTCTCGACCACCGCGCAGCGGCAGTTCCCGCAGGTGTTCGCCGGTTCCTGGCTGAGCGACTCGGGCAATGCCGTCGTCGCGCTCGCGAACGGCCCCGGCGCCGACCAGGCCCGCGAGGCCGCCGCGTCGGCCGGGTTCGAGGTGCGCAACGTCGCCAAGAGCGAGTCCACCCTGCGTGGCGAGAAGACCGCGTTCGAGAACTGGCTCGAGACCGCGCCGCCCGAGGTCGCCGCACTGGTGCGTGGCGTCGTCGTCGACACCGTGAACAACGCGATCGCGGTGCGCGTGGAGCAGGCCGGGCTGCCGCTGCCGAGCTTCATCGACCCGTCCCGCGTCGTCGTCACCGCACCGCCGGTGGCCGGCGAGCGGATCGAGCTGTCCGCCACTCCCATCGTCGGTGACGGCACCGGCGCGCTGGCCGGCGGCGACGGCTACGCCTCCGTGCTCGGCCGCAGCTCGCTGCGGTGCTCGCTGGGCTTCAACGGCACCGACCGCGCGGGCAACGTCATCAACATCTCGGCGGGCCACTGCAACCCCGACATCGGCACCGCCGGTACCGGTGACGCCGCCGCCGTCTACGAGATGAACGGCGACCGCGCCGGCGCCCAGCTGGGCACCTTCCAGAAGTCGGTGCTCGGCCAGCAGGACTACTCGATCATCCGGGTCAACGACAATGTCCGCGCCCGCTTCGAGAACAACCTCGTCCGCGTGCCCGGCGCCGCCCCCATCCCCGTCGACGGTGTCGCCATCCCCGTGGTTGGTGCCCCGGTCTGCAAGTCCGGTGCGCGCACCGGCTTCAGCTGTGGCGTGGTCAACGGTGTCGACCAGACCGTGCAGGTCGGCGATCGTCAGCTCACCCAGAGCTTCTCGGCCAACATCTGCGCCCTCCCCGGTGACTCCGGCGGCGCCATCGTCACCGGCCGCCTCGCCCTCGGCATCTCCAGCGCTTCCTCGGTCGCCGACTTCCCCATCTGCGAGATCCCGAACATCATCGGCGCCATCACCGGCGACACCCCCCAGCTCTTCGCCCAGCCCCTGAGCGTCGTCCTCTCGGACAACCCCGGCCTCGCGGTCCGCACCAACTGACCGCGGGGCTCCCCCGGCACTGAGCAGCCTCGAAAAGGCCGGTAGCTCGCAGCTACCGGCCTTTCCCGCGTCTGAGCCAGGGTAAGTGTGCCCTCCCGCCCAAGGTCCGGGCCCACCGAAGCCAGGGGCTACCGGCAGCAGGCAGTCACGGACGCCAGCGGCTGATATCTATCCGATTGTCCGACAGTGCACTCGGGTGCTCAGGCAAATCGTGGCGAGGTAACACTTGTTCACTTGGTGCGAACAGCCGAGTGGCCCGTTCCCGATCGGGAACGGGCCACTCGGCGAGGGCGCGGAGAAGCTGCTCAGTTCGGCTTGCTTCCGTTCATATTCTCGTCGCTCCACTTGCTGGTACCGGGCTCAGCTTGGAACGTGCTCAGCAGATCCAGACCGGCGAGACCGAGTGCCGGAGCGCCGAAGGCGATCGTTCCGAGCACGCCACCGATGCCGGCCAGCGCGACGAAGGTCGGGATCGCCGCAATGCACAGGACGACGGTAGCGCACTGGATGGCGCCGAGCGCCACACCGATCGCGCCACCGATGACGACACCGACCGCGGTACCGACGAAGCCGCCGATCGCCGTGGCCAGGCCGAACTGGGTGGTGAAGTCGTTCATAGCACGCTGGTTCTCGACCGGCGAGGCGATCGGTTTGATCGCCACCGCGTTGACCTCCGTGCCCTGCGGCAGGTTGGCCGGACGCTCTGGGGTCAGTTCCAGGACCGCGCCGTCCTCCTTCACCACCGGCTTCACTGGGACGTCGATGCCCGCGACCGAGAACTTCATCGGCAGCGTCATCACGACGTCACCGTTGCCATCCTTGACGGTGGCGACCTCAGTACTGATCGGCTCCGTCGCACCATCCGCGATCTCCTCAACCTCCGAAAGATCGAAGGTTCCCCCGAGGAGCTTCGTGACGACGGTCGTCTCGACCATCTTCACCGAGTACTTGATTTCCTGAGCCTCGGCGACAGGCTCAGCGTGCGCGGTCCCCAGCGACACCGTCATAGCGCCGATAACCAGTGCGGCAGCCGCAGTGGTCTTACGGAAGTTCATTAAAGGTTCCCATCCATCAGGTGTGGTACGGCGCGCGATCCGCGACACGCGAGACTCGTCAAGCGGGCACATCCTTGTGAGATGTCCCCTACTTCTCCCCGAGCAGTGTGAAGACCGGCACAGCAGACAGAACAGGTGGGAGCCTAGTGGACCGAAACCCCTGAAGCCAGAAGCAATCTCGACGAAACTAGTAAGCCTGGCCTTAGCTCCGTCGCAGATCACGCACGGTTTACGGTGTTAAGCAGCCGACCCAGGAACCCTCCGAGCAACATTTATGTGACATTGCTCACAGGCAAATTCCAGGTCAAGCCGCAGTAAACAAGGTCAGAGCGCACATGCCGATCCTACGGTGGACACCGGTAGTTACTGGCCGGTAACTTAGTGCCGGTTACGATACGAGCCAACTGGGTGAGCCCGCTCGCCCATGACCCTCGTGTTGCCTCTAAAGAAAGGTCGCGACATGAATGCCCTGACAATCACGTTGGGCACGATTGGAGCAGTGCTCAGCCTGTTCTGTTGGGCGTCGTTCCTCGGCGGCGCATGGAACATCGGCAAGGCCGTGACGATCGGCCAGTCCGCGCCGGACCGGTGGCGGCCGTTCTTCCCGCGGTTCAAGACCATGGTCGTCGAGTTCCTCGCCCACACACGGATGAACAAGTTCCGCACCGTCGGCTGGGCGCACTGGCTGGTCATGATCGGCTTCATGGGTGGCGCCATGTTGTGGTTCGAGGCCTACGGCCAGACCTTCGATCCGAAGTTCCACTGGCCGATCATCGGTGACACCGCGATCTACCACCTGTGGGACGAGATCCTCGGCATCGGCACCGTGGTCGGCATCAGCGCGCTGATCATCATCCGCCAGCTCAACCACCCGCGCGTCCCGGAGCGGCTCTCGCGATTCAGTGGATCGAAGTTCGCCCCCGCGTACGTGATCGAGACGATCGTCCTGCTCGAGGGTCTCGGCATGATCTTCGTCAAGGCGGGCAAGCTCGCCACCTATGGCAACGCGCACGCCTCGACCGACTTCTTCACCATGCAGATCGCCAAGCTGCTGCCCGCGAGTCCGACCATGGTGTCGATCTTCGCGTTCGTGAAGCTGATGTCGGGCATGGCCTTCCTGTACCTGGTCGGCCGCAACATCACCTGGGGCGTGGCCTGGCACCGGTTCTCGGCCTTCCCCAACATCTACTTCAAGCGTGAGGCCGACGGCAGCGTCGCCCTCGGCGCGGTCAAGCCGATGATGTCCAACGGCAAGGTCCTCGACATGGAGAA
Proteins encoded in this window:
- a CDS encoding S1 family peptidase translates to MIAASAAILLFGPTMAVAEAQPEPAVDLPAQLIEAVTRDLKISPEEYLRRADLAQQVAAFSTTAQRQFPQVFAGSWLSDSGNAVVALANGPGADQAREAAASAGFEVRNVAKSESTLRGEKTAFENWLETAPPEVAALVRGVVVDTVNNAIAVRVEQAGLPLPSFIDPSRVVVTAPPVAGERIELSATPIVGDGTGALAGGDGYASVLGRSSLRCSLGFNGTDRAGNVINISAGHCNPDIGTAGTGDAAAVYEMNGDRAGAQLGTFQKSVLGQQDYSIIRVNDNVRARFENNLVRVPGAAPIPVDGVAIPVVGAPVCKSGARTGFSCGVVNGVDQTVQVGDRQLTQSFSANICALPGDSGGAIVTGRLALGISSASSVADFPICEIPNIIGAITGDTPQLFAQPLSVVLSDNPGLAVRTN
- a CDS encoding S1 family peptidase — its product is MRKLVARRAAVKAASAGFAATVLLAPLLGSGLASAQPAAPVQLPVDALPAEMVTALSRDLGMTPTEYLDRAARAQQLRDYASDFRAENPDTFAGAWLTPEGKAVVAVTNADAGRIAAADGYQTHLAPISANGLEGALIQLSQWIAALPREISQPISSIAIDALNSQLVLNIANTSTGHLLNLPTLIATIKVVLTPGGGGAVEYRPMGGDTYITAATDLRDTTLRGVDVCSFGFNSTDAAGNALNISAGHCNPTVDGDGAATVYSPNVRDIPNSPQVGAFAKSVLGGPASLDYSVIKLNERAVNAGMDQPRVRGANGTTLTITGTAEPVTGAPVCKTGQSSTFTCGFVSADRVETQLFTAEGVSKTIRGFASSACTLGGDSGGAIVTGTLALGITSGSNAAEAPNCAEANSVLAPYGGTATLGIPIRPILADIDASSGGGLGSGISVRTKSNAG